In Saprospiraceae bacterium, the sequence CTGCTTATAAATCTGTATTTTTGGTAAGGTCCCTGCAAAAACAGGGAGCCGAAGTCAGGGTAGTCATGACCGCCAAGGCCATTACTTTTGTGACACCACTTACTTTTGAAGCCATCACCCACCACCCTGTTTATTGGAATACTTCTGATCAACAGTCCTGGAACAATCATATCGAATTAAGTTTATGGGCTGATGCCTTCCTGATAGCACCGGCTACTGCCAATACTATTGCCAAAATAGCCCATGGTATGGCTGAAGATATGCTGACTGCCTGCCACCTGGCTGCCAGATGCCCTGTGATCGTGGCGCCTTCGATGGATATGGACATGTGGCATCATGCCGCCACAAAGCAAAATGTAAAGACCCTTACAGAACGTGAGGTAAAGATCGTCCCGGTAGGAGATGGCTACCTGGCCAGTGGCTTGACTGGTGAAGGCCGAATGGCAGAACCAGAGGAGATCGTAGCCTATTTGGCAACATACATTTTCAAAAAATCCTCCTCCTTCTCAAAAAAGCATGTTCTGATCACGGCTGGTCCCACCTATGAATCCATAGACCCTGTCCGCTACATCGGCAATGCTAGTTCAGGCAAAATGGGAATAGCCCTGGCGGATTCAATGGCTGATCAGGGCGCGCAGGTGACCCTCGTATTAGGTCCTTCTTCGTTAATGCCTGCTTCTCCTCGCGTAGAGGTGATTCGAGTCAGGTCCGCACTGGACATGTTACATGCTACTTCTACACATCATGCTACCGCAGACATCTGTATTTTCGCCGCCGCCGTAGCAGACTATAGACCTGTCACCACCGCCAGGGAAAAAATTAAGAAAACAGGCAATGAACTTGATCTTAAACTCATTAAAAATCCTGATATCGCTTATGAGCTTGGCAAGGTCAAAAACCCCGATCAAATTCATGTGGGCTTTGCGTTAGAAAGTACCTCAGGAGAAGCCTATGCAAAAGCAAAGCTTAAAAAGAAAAATTTTGATATGGTGGTGCTCAATTCACTTTTAGATCCGGGAGCTGGATTTGGTGGTGACACAAATAAAACCACCTTCTTTTTCAAAAACAATAAATCCAGAAAATTTAAGTTAAAAGCTAAATCAGCAGTAGCGGAGGATATACTCCAGGCCATCCTTACCTTATTAAATGAAAAAAAATGAAATTAAAATCTTTTCTGGCAATAATTTTAATGGTTTGTGGCCTGGCAGGACATTCCCAGGAGTTTAGCGCACAGTTCAAAGTCAATACGCCCAAACTCCAGACCACTGATCCAAAAGTATTCAGGAGTCTCGAAGACGACGCAAAAAAATTTATAAATAGCAGGGCGTGGACAAACGATAAATATCAATTGCATGAGCGGATCAAGTGCAATTTTATACTTACCATTCGCGAGGAAGTCAATGGATCTACTTTCAAAGCCGACTTGACCGTGTCTGCCTCCAGGCCCACTTTTGGCAGCACCTACGAAACGACCATCCTCAATTATATGGATCGTAACGTGGTCTTCAATTACGAACCAAACAGGCCTTTAAACTATGTGCAGAATGCTTTTTCTGATCGATTGACCGCTTTACTGGCTTTTTATGCTCATCTGATCCTTGGACTTGACTATGATAGCTTCGCTACCAATGGCGGCAATGATTATTTATTGATTTGTCAAAATATAGTAAATACCATACCCAGCACGATGTCTGGAGAAGGGTGGCTACCCGGTGACGACAATCGCAATAGATACTGGCTCTTGGAAAACATCATGAGCCCCAGATTAAGGTCTATGCGCACCGCCTGGTACGCTTATCATCGTCAAGGGCTGGACATCATGTCTCAGAATAGTACTGAAGGTCGGGCAGCAATAGCCAAAGCACTGGAGACCATCGATATTGCCAAAAGAAATTATCCCACCTCACTATGGATACAAATATTCGTAGATGAAAAATCGACCGAGATCGTGGAGATCTTTAAGAAGGGAGATAAACCTCAACAACAGAGCATTCATAATATACTCAGCAGGTTAGACCCATCTTCAGCCTCTAAATTTAAGCCTTTGCTGCAATAGGTACCTCCTCTCACCCATCCATGAAATCAATAGCCATATTTGCCTCAGGCAAAGGAAGCAATGCTAAAAAAATCATCGACCATTTTAAACTGCATCCTACTATAAAAATAGGACTTATCGTGTCCAGCCATAAAGAAGCTGGCGTATTGGACATAGCCAAATCAGCAGGTATACCCTACCTGGTGCTGGATCGAAAATCATATTATGGATCAGGAGAAAGCCTACTAAAGAAGCTCAAAGAACATGCCATCTACGGCATCGTTTTGGCTGGTTTTTTATGGTTAGTGCCGGAATATTTAATAGCCAGGTTTGATAAAAAAATAATCAATATCCACCCTGCTTTATTGCCTAAATACGGCGGTAAAGGCATGTATGGCATGCATGTGCATGAGGCAGTATGGAAAAACGAGGAGCGATATACCGGCATCACGATCCATGAAGTCAATCAACGATTTGATGAAGGCCGCATCATCTTTCAGGCAAAATGTGAAGTGGATAAATTAGACACGCCTATCGACATCGCCGGTAAAGTACACCTACTGGAGTATGAACACTATCCTACTGTGATTGAGGCTTATTTTAAAGCCTAAGACTTGATCACCAATAATCTTTTGGTCGAAATCACGTGATTTTTATCCTGTTCCAGCGCTATGAAATATGTGCCTTTGGACAATGCAGTGAGATCCAAATCAAATGTTTTATTCGCTTCGAGATAGTAGTTTTCTCGCTTAATTTCGGTCCCCACTAAATTGACAATCCTCAGCGTGTACAATCCTGCTGCAGGTATATTGAGTTCACATCGAAGCGTACCCACCGTATAAGGGTTAGGAAAGAAGTATAATCCTGAGTTAAAATCCTGGATGATCGTCAAATCTTTAAATGTATCTGGTGCCTTATAGATGATACGATCAGGCTCTGTGAGCGATTTGTAAAAAATGGTGGCCACATGCTCTTGAGTGGCTTGAGTATAAAAAGATGATTTTCTAATCGTATCTGATTTAAACAAGGAAGGATATCTTACAAACCTGGTGATATTCTGCCAGTCCAGATTGGATTTGCGGGTCTCGAGTATGGTCGTTAACACGATGAGTTTGTGATATAGAATCGTGTTGTTTCTTTCCAGATTGAGATCAAGCGTGATGTCTTTAAAGCTTATAGTTCTTTCTTCAATTGAGGTGATGACCCTGACCGAATCCGGAGGATAAGGCAGCTGACTTTTTAAGGAGGGTGGCAGGTTGGTCAAATCGATCTGGTAGATTAGTTTATTGGATAGCAAAGTCGGTTGGTGATCCGGTGCGGTCTCCAGGGGTCTATAAATTCTTGGTGTTATATATTTTCCGTAGTACTGATGACCATCACCAAACAGATCTATACGATCCAATCCAAATGACGATACTGAGTCTCCTCCAATCTTTAAATACTCTACTGCATTTTTCCCGATAGCGATAGTGCCTGTCGACCCAAAAAACAGGCTTGAGGGTTCCTCCACTTGATTGACCACAGTCTTTCGGATATAAGGCGCTTTGACTCCATTAAGGTCCCACTTAGTGCTATCGCTGCCAAAATTGTCACAGCGTACACCTTTGGGTAAAAAATCAGTCATGTATAACAAAGTATCATTAGGAAAGGGGACCATATATTCATTGCCAATGTTTTGGCCCAGGACGATCATATTGCCCAGGCATACATGGAGTACCCCTATCAAAAGCCATTTAATTTTATTGCTTATAATCACCTTCATTCCGGACAATAATTTAAGACAAATATAAGCTAACAGAAAAAACGAATATGCTTAACACAGCGTCAGACTTGCTGTTCGAGCATTTTATGATATACTCCGCCTTGCGTTATGAGTTCATTGTGGGTGCCTACCTGCGCAATTGCCCCATCCTCCAGGACGACGATGAGATCTGCTTGCTTGATCGTATTGAGCCTATGTGCGATCACGATGGCCGTTTTATCAGGCAGTACTTTATCCAGGGCATTTTGAATGAGCTTTTCTGATTCCGAATCGAGAGCAGAAGTAGCTTCATCCAAAATGAGCAATGGTGACTTCCTCAGCAAAGCCCTGGCCAGGGTGAGCCGTTGCCTTTGACCTCCTGAGAGTTTTTGACCCCGATCACCGATCTGAGATGCATACCCACCTGGTGCGTGTCCTATAAATTCTGCGGCATGTGCTACCTGGGCAAACTCCCTGATCTCGTCAGAAGGCGCCTCACTACCGAACCTGATATTGTCCTCAATCGACCCATGAAACAGGATCGCTTCCTGAGTCACGATAGCAAACATTTGTCGGAGCGCACTCAAATCCATTGATTTTATATTGACTCCATCGATCAAGATCTCACCTTCAGTTACATCGTAAAACCTCGGGAGCAAATCTACCATAGTGCTTTTGCCGGATCCCGATCTACCGACCAGTGCAACAGTTTTGCCTTTTGGTATCTCCAGATTGATATTTCTCAACACCCATGATTGATCTTGCTGGTATCTAAACGAAACATTTTTAAATTGTATAGCGTGGTTAAACCCATTAGGTACGATAGGGTTGGACTGGTTTTGAATATCATTCGGAGTATTCAGTACCTGCTCTATCCGGTTGAGTGCTGCACTCGCTTTCTGAAGATTAAACCATGCCTGGGATAAAGCTTTGCTGGGATCGATTACACTGTAGAATGCAAAAATGAAGGTTAAAAATATTTCAGGTGAGATTTGATGGGCAAATACTTGTTTGCTGCCTACATATAACAAAACGATCACTGCGGTCACCCCTAAAAACTCAGACAAGGGTGATGCCAAATCCCTACGCTTGAGCATATTCCAACTCATGACCCGATACCCATCATTTTCCTTTTTAAACCTGTTCATCATAAAGGGTTCGGCATTAAATCCTTTGATGATCC encodes:
- a CDS encoding T9SS type A sorting domain-containing protein, which produces MKVIISNKIKWLLIGVLHVCLGNMIVLGQNIGNEYMVPFPNDTLLYMTDFLPKGVRCDNFGSDSTKWDLNGVKAPYIRKTVVNQVEEPSSLFFGSTGTIAIGKNAVEYLKIGGDSVSSFGLDRIDLFGDGHQYYGKYITPRIYRPLETAPDHQPTLLSNKLIYQIDLTNLPPSLKSQLPYPPDSVRVITSIEERTISFKDITLDLNLERNNTILYHKLIVLTTILETRKSNLDWQNITRFVRYPSLFKSDTIRKSSFYTQATQEHVATIFYKSLTEPDRIIYKAPDTFKDLTIIQDFNSGLYFFPNPYTVGTLRCELNIPAAGLYTLRIVNLVGTEIKRENYYLEANKTFDLDLTALSKGTYFIALEQDKNHVISTKRLLVIKS
- a CDS encoding phosphoribosylglycinamide formyltransferase, translating into MKSIAIFASGKGSNAKKIIDHFKLHPTIKIGLIVSSHKEAGVLDIAKSAGIPYLVLDRKSYYGSGESLLKKLKEHAIYGIVLAGFLWLVPEYLIARFDKKIINIHPALLPKYGGKGMYGMHVHEAVWKNEERYTGITIHEVNQRFDEGRIIFQAKCEVDKLDTPIDIAGKVHLLEYEHYPTVIEAYFKA
- a CDS encoding DUF4835 family protein encodes the protein MKLKSFLAIILMVCGLAGHSQEFSAQFKVNTPKLQTTDPKVFRSLEDDAKKFINSRAWTNDKYQLHERIKCNFILTIREEVNGSTFKADLTVSASRPTFGSTYETTILNYMDRNVVFNYEPNRPLNYVQNAFSDRLTALLAFYAHLILGLDYDSFATNGGNDYLLICQNIVNTIPSTMSGEGWLPGDDNRNRYWLLENIMSPRLRSMRTAWYAYHRQGLDIMSQNSTEGRAAIAKALETIDIAKRNYPTSLWIQIFVDEKSTEIVEIFKKGDKPQQQSIHNILSRLDPSSASKFKPLLQ
- the coaBC gene encoding bifunctional phosphopantothenoylcysteine decarboxylase/phosphopantothenate--cysteine ligase CoaBC, translated to MGDLSGKKILLGVSGSIAAYKSVFLVRSLQKQGAEVRVVMTAKAITFVTPLTFEAITHHPVYWNTSDQQSWNNHIELSLWADAFLIAPATANTIAKIAHGMAEDMLTACHLAARCPVIVAPSMDMDMWHHAATKQNVKTLTEREVKIVPVGDGYLASGLTGEGRMAEPEEIVAYLATYIFKKSSSFSKKHVLITAGPTYESIDPVRYIGNASSGKMGIALADSMADQGAQVTLVLGPSSLMPASPRVEVIRVRSALDMLHATSTHHATADICIFAAAVADYRPVTTAREKIKKTGNELDLKLIKNPDIAYELGKVKNPDQIHVGFALESTSGEAYAKAKLKKKNFDMVVLNSLLDPGAGFGGDTNKTTFFFKNNKSRKFKLKAKSAVAEDILQAILTLLNEKK
- a CDS encoding ABC transporter ATP-binding protein — its product is METLVKLFVYIKPYKSRLVLAALFNLLLAIFTVVTIPAFIPFFQILFDTQASTTSVSAPGILQEIKSFFGNMILTQGKPAALVYVCLFILLATFFKNLFKYLSQYMMSPLRTGIIRDIREKLYDKILQLPLTYFSNERKGDLMSRMTNDVTEIEWSVITTVEALFREPIILIGSLAFMIYVSPALTGIVFLLMIVIGYLIGGVSRRLKKQSQEAQDQLGLVNSTLEETIGGVRIIKGFNAEPFMMNRFKKENDGYRVMSWNMLKRRDLASPLSEFLGVTAVIVLLYVGSKQVFAHQISPEIFLTFIFAFYSVIDPSKALSQAWFNLQKASAALNRIEQVLNTPNDIQNQSNPIVPNGFNHAIQFKNVSFRYQQDQSWVLRNINLEIPKGKTVALVGRSGSGKSTMVDLLPRFYDVTEGEILIDGVNIKSMDLSALRQMFAIVTQEAILFHGSIEDNIRFGSEAPSDEIREFAQVAHAAEFIGHAPGGYASQIGDRGQKLSGGQRQRLTLARALLRKSPLLILDEATSALDSESEKLIQNALDKVLPDKTAIVIAHRLNTIKQADLIVVLEDGAIAQVGTHNELITQGGVYHKMLEQQV